The Filimonas lacunae genomic sequence CTTCGCGGTTGGCAAAATAGTTATAAGAAGTAGAATGCGTTACCGCACCACCGCTGTATTGTAAAGCATCACTGGCCCATATGCAGCAATAAGCATCATATAAACCATCATTATCCATATCAAAATTACGCTTCTCCCAGGCCAGGTGCCTTTGCAGCAACGGCCACATTTGTTTTACATAAGCCGTATCACCGGTCCAGTTAAAATGACGCAGCAACTGATCTACAAACACCAGGTTCATATCGTAGTGATGCGCCCGGAAATCGCCATTGGGATTGCGACAGATATAACCACTACTAAACAGAGACGTGCCCAGCTTTTCCAGCTGTCGTGCCAGGTGCAGCGCAGTATCGGCTACTACCGGTGCAGTAGCGGGTTCAGTTAACTGAGATAACGCATAGCTGCTAAAGTGCGCCCTGGCCCTGTCGTGCCTGCCTAAAGGATCGGCTACATACGGGCCACGCCACGCATTTAGTCGCATGCGCCAGGCTACTGCACCATGCAGGTAGGTAGGGTATTCCCAAATGCCATCTTCCGCCATGCTTAATGCACTGCCAAGCGTATTGATATATGCATCCGGCGTTTTTACCTGTATCCGTTCCGCCAGCGCTTTGCGCGCCGCTTCTGCTTTATCAAATGCCCCTGCCAGCTCTTCATATGTTTTAACGCCTGCATCAGGTTTTCCAATATAGAAATATCCCTGAAAGCCAGTAAGGGGTAATGAACCTGCCACGATAGGTGTGCCGGACACCACTGCACTTAAACAAACAGCCGGATTTTCCTGCCTGACAGCATCCGCCATTTTTAACACCGCACTTTTCGGAAATATCGCCTCCACCATAGGTTTCTGCCCTAAGCTGATGCCGGCTTTATTTTCCCAAATAGTTACCTGGTTATCTTTACAATAAGCAGGTTGCAGATAAAAAGAAGATTCCGGGTCTCCGCCAATATCGCCATCGCGACTAAACTTTTTACCCGTTACCCCACCATAAGCCCAACAAAGTGTAACACCAGCAGGCACCTGGTCGGCCTTTATCTGTAACAGCATACCTTCCTTATCTGCCAGCGGTATCACTTTCAGGCTTAGCTTACCTTTACCCAACAGCTTGTCACTTATTTCGTACAGCATACAGCCAGGACGATATACCGTTGTTACCTCCTGCGCATCCATCAGCCATTTACTTTCGTTACCGTGCATCAGGCCCAAACGCAAACTACCGCCCATACCGGGCAGATATAAAGCAAATTCAGGCAAATCGCCTGCTTCTACCCTAAAAGCAGTGTTACTTCCATATAAGGCCCGGTTAAAACGTTGTTTACCGTTCACTTTTACAAAATCGCTGCCCTGCGGCCGGTAATGCCACTCACTCATCACCTGTTGTTGCTGTGCCCGGGCACTGCCCCAGCACAATAACAACCCTATACCTGCTGTAACTATTCTTTTCGGCATGTTTCCTTTCCTGGTCTGTTGCATATCGTTAAAAAAATTAAAGCTAACAGGGTATACAACTATTGGCTGCATCCCTATTAACTTCTTTGACTATAGGTGATTGTGTTTGTTTATTATCCGGGTGATTTTATTTGCTTCAGCAGCTTACTAACACCACCGTATGCACACAGCATTAAGGAAGGCAACAGCAAGCAAAAAGAAATAGCATCAACAATCTGAGCAGCGATATTATCAACTACCCGCAAAAAAACTATCCTGTCTTATCCTGTATTGCACAAAAGAAGGGAATCTTTTGCTTATTGAGCTTACTTATGCTTACAAAGCCATAAAAACTAAAAACGGCCATCTCACCAGGCCAGGAGATGGCCGTTTTGTTTAAAACACATAAAATATACTTGCCTGTATGGTATTATTCTTAAAATCATTATTCACATTAGAGATATCAAAGTTACCCACCTTCGATAATCCGTATATATACCTGGCTCCCACGCCTAATCCTATACGTGATTGATACCCTATTCCCCCGGCTGCCGCTATATCTATCTTCTTAGCAAAATCATCTTTACTCCAGCCGGCTACTTTTTCATTCGCCTTCATACCAAACTGCGGGCCTGCTTCTACAAAAAAACCAGACTGGGCTCTATACTTCAACAGAAACGGTATAGAGATGTAATTAAGCTTCAGATCCTGATCGCCCAAAGAGCCCCCTTTTATTTTTGCACCCTGTGTAGAGAATAGAATGTCTTCCTGGATAAGGATACGGTCGGTGATTTTAAAAGCCATAGTGAAGCCTGCATGAAAACCATAAAGCGGATCGGTAGGAAAAGAAGCATTGGTAAAATTGCTAACGTTACCCCCTGCTTTTAATCCAAACTCTAATCGTGAAAACAATCCCTGGCTAAACCCTTTTGTAGCAAACAGGGTTAAAATAATAACGAGTGTTTTTTTCATTGTACGTTTATTTAATAGTCGCACAAAGATGCCCACGCAGACAAAAGAAGGAAAGCAGAAACCACCCGGCCGGGACAAAATAGCTCCTGAGTGGACCTAACTATTCGCCAGCCACTCTAAAAAAGGCGCCACCCGTGCTTTACTAACCGTAATGCGCTCCGGGAAGGCAATGGTAAGGTTCAGCGATAACCTGCGGGAAAAGAAGCTGGACACATCTGTAATTACATTCCTGTGCACCAGAAACTGCCGGTTTACCCGGAAGTACTCCGAGCCACCCAGTTTTTCCAGCTCGTCCAGCGATTTGTTGGGATAATACACTTTGCCATGAAACGTATGCAAATGAATAATATCATTAGCCAGGTAAGCAATAGCCACCTCTGCAAACTTTACAGGAATAATCCTGTCCTGGTGGTACACTAACACAGAAGAAGCTTTACGTCCCTTATCCTGTAGCAATTGAATTAACGAGTGATAGGCCGGCACCTGGTCACGCGCAAATGCCTTCTTCAACTGGTAATATCTATTCAACGCCTTCTCCAGTATTTGACTGGTAAAAGGCTTTAGTATATAATCGATGCCATTTACCTTAAAAGCATCCAACGCATACTCATCATAAGCCGTACAAAATATAACGGGTATGGCATGCGCAACGGCGATAAATATTTCAAAGCTTAAAC encodes the following:
- a CDS encoding LytR/AlgR family response regulator transcription factor codes for the protein MNIVIIEDERVVAEDLEINLRKLIQEPLQVVQLGSVQEAIPYLNGRNDIDVIFSDIQLGDGLSFEIFIAVAHAIPVIFCTAYDEYALDAFKVNGIDYILKPFTSQILEKALNRYYQLKKAFARDQVPAYHSLIQLLQDKGRKASSVLVYHQDRIIPVKFAEVAIAYLANDIIHLHTFHGKVYYPNKSLDELEKLGGSEYFRVNRQFLVHRNVITDVSSFFSRRLSLNLTIAFPERITVSKARVAPFLEWLANS
- a CDS encoding porin family protein, giving the protein MKKTLVIILTLFATKGFSQGLFSRLEFGLKAGGNVSNFTNASFPTDPLYGFHAGFTMAFKITDRILIQEDILFSTQGAKIKGGSLGDQDLKLNYISIPFLLKYRAQSGFFVEAGPQFGMKANEKVAGWSKDDFAKKIDIAAAGGIGYQSRIGLGVGARYIYGLSKVGNFDISNVNNDFKNNTIQASIFYVF